One genomic segment of Rhizobium viscosum includes these proteins:
- a CDS encoding KTSC domain-containing protein, protein MHEVPVKSRIIQNVYFSQEDGRLRICFRNGQERLFEGVPVDDVSTMVTAPSPGQYYIDRIRTRYRRIAA, encoded by the coding sequence ATGCACGAAGTTCCAGTCAAATCCAGGATTATCCAGAACGTCTATTTCAGCCAGGAAGACGGGCGCCTGCGCATCTGCTTCCGCAACGGCCAAGAACGACTGTTCGAAGGCGTACCGGTCGACGACGTCAGCACCATGGTGACGGCGCCCTCGCCGGGCCAGTATTATATCGACCGCATCAGGACACGGTATCGCCGTATCGCGGCCTGA
- a CDS encoding KTSC domain-containing protein, whose protein sequence is METRLQSKLIEAIDYQRETRHLTLYLTNGQRRHYEDVPEGIVVGLTAAASPGDFYMSQIRGRFRTT, encoded by the coding sequence ATGGAAACTAGACTGCAGTCCAAACTGATTGAAGCGATCGATTACCAGCGCGAGACTCGACACCTCACGCTCTATCTGACCAACGGCCAACGCCGTCATTACGAAGATGTCCCTGAAGGCATCGTCGTCGGACTGACCGCAGCAGCATCTCCTGGCGACTTCTACATGAGCCAGATCCGAGGCCGCTTCCGCACTACCTGA
- a CDS encoding adenylosuccinate synthase, whose product MTNVVVVGSQWGDEGKGKIVDWLSERADIVVRYQGGHNAGHTLVIDGTSYKLSLLPSGVVRPGKMAVIGNGVVVDPHALIAEIGRLEAQGVKVTPENLRIADNATLILSLHRELDAYREDAASNSGTKIGTTRRGIGPAYEDKVGRRAIRVMDLADLEALPGKVDRILTHHNALRRGLGVAEVSHQTIMDELTSIADRVLPFRDTVWLFLDKERRKGARILFEGAQGSLLDIDHGTYPFVTSSNTVAGQAAAGSGMGPGSLGYILGITKAYTTRVGEGPFPTELTDEIGQFLGEKGHEFGTVTGRKRRCGWFDAALVRQSVATNGISGIALTKLDVLDGLDELKICVGYKLDGEQIDHLPASQAAQARVEPIYVTLEGWKESTVGARSWADLPAQAIKYVRQVEELIGAPVALLSTSPERDDTILVTDPFED is encoded by the coding sequence ATGACGAACGTGGTCGTGGTCGGTTCGCAGTGGGGCGACGAAGGCAAGGGCAAGATTGTCGATTGGCTTTCGGAACGTGCTGACATCGTTGTGCGCTATCAGGGCGGACACAATGCCGGCCATACGCTCGTCATCGACGGCACGAGCTACAAGCTCTCGCTGCTGCCCTCCGGCGTCGTACGCCCCGGCAAGATGGCTGTCATAGGCAACGGTGTCGTCGTTGATCCGCATGCGCTGATCGCCGAGATCGGTCGGCTGGAAGCGCAGGGCGTGAAAGTTACGCCGGAAAATCTGCGCATCGCCGACAACGCGACCCTCATCCTTTCCCTGCACCGCGAGCTCGATGCCTACCGCGAAGATGCAGCTTCCAACAGCGGCACGAAGATCGGCACGACCCGCCGCGGCATCGGCCCGGCCTATGAAGACAAGGTCGGCCGGCGCGCCATCCGCGTCATGGATCTTGCGGACCTCGAAGCCTTGCCGGGCAAGGTCGACCGCATCCTGACGCACCACAATGCTCTTCGCCGCGGCCTCGGCGTTGCCGAAGTCAGCCATCAGACGATCATGGACGAACTGACATCGATCGCCGACCGCGTATTGCCTTTCCGTGATACTGTCTGGCTGTTCCTCGACAAGGAGCGCCGCAAGGGCGCTCGTATCCTCTTCGAAGGTGCGCAGGGCAGCCTGCTCGATATCGATCATGGTACCTATCCCTTCGTGACCTCGTCCAACACGGTGGCCGGCCAGGCCGCTGCCGGTTCGGGCATGGGTCCGGGTTCGCTCGGCTATATCCTCGGCATCACCAAAGCCTATACGACGCGCGTTGGCGAAGGCCCGTTCCCGACAGAACTGACGGACGAGATCGGTCAGTTCCTCGGCGAGAAGGGCCATGAATTCGGCACGGTGACGGGGCGCAAGCGCCGTTGCGGCTGGTTTGACGCTGCACTGGTGCGCCAGTCGGTCGCCACTAACGGCATCAGCGGCATTGCGTTGACAAAGCTCGATGTGCTCGATGGTCTCGACGAACTGAAGATCTGCGTCGGCTACAAGCTCGATGGCGAACAGATCGATCATCTTCCGGCAAGCCAGGCGGCTCAAGCTCGGGTTGAGCCGATTTACGTCACGCTGGAGGGCTGGAAGGAATCGACGGTCGGCGCTCGCAGCTGGGCGGATCTGCCGGCGCAGGCGATTAAATATGTTCGCCAGGTCGAAGAGCTGATCGGCGCACCTGTTGCGCTTCTTTCCACCAGCCCCGAGCGTGACGACACCATACTTGTGACCGATCCGTTTGAGGATTAA
- a CDS encoding GNAT family N-acetyltransferase, whose product MNSEFAVRSMRPGELELALEWARQEGWNPGLDDAIAFHEADPSGFFVGAIGEVPVGSISVVKYGDNFAFLGLYIVHPDFRGRGFGKAIWNAGIASAGDRTIGLDGVAAQQAVYRKAGFEVAYNTIRYGGVPTSMPDSSLVAQPVPDARLEGLLRYDSGIFPQPRAAFLAAWCTARKGRSSVVVRKSGKIRGYGTIRRCYEGYKIGPLFANDTDSAAALLTGLIPQAHGASIYIDIPTVNAEAITLAESVGLEPVMETARMYRGPAPEIPLKNVYGVTTLELG is encoded by the coding sequence ATGAATTCGGAATTTGCCGTTCGTTCCATGCGGCCCGGCGAACTGGAGCTTGCGCTGGAATGGGCACGTCAGGAGGGATGGAATCCCGGTCTCGACGATGCGATCGCATTCCACGAAGCCGATCCTTCCGGATTTTTCGTCGGCGCCATCGGTGAGGTGCCGGTCGGCTCCATCTCGGTTGTCAAATATGGCGACAATTTTGCCTTCCTCGGTCTTTACATCGTGCATCCCGATTTCCGCGGCCGGGGCTTCGGCAAGGCGATCTGGAACGCCGGCATCGCTTCGGCGGGAGACCGCACGATCGGTCTCGATGGGGTTGCCGCTCAACAGGCAGTCTATCGCAAGGCCGGTTTCGAGGTCGCTTACAACACGATTCGCTATGGCGGCGTACCGACATCGATGCCGGATTCGTCACTCGTCGCGCAGCCGGTACCGGATGCACGGCTCGAAGGCCTGCTTCGCTACGACAGCGGCATTTTCCCGCAGCCCCGCGCAGCTTTCCTTGCCGCCTGGTGCACGGCGCGAAAGGGGCGCAGCTCGGTCGTCGTGCGCAAGAGCGGAAAGATCCGCGGTTACGGCACGATCCGCCGCTGTTACGAGGGCTACAAGATCGGCCCGCTTTTTGCCAATGATACGGATAGCGCCGCCGCCCTTCTGACAGGCCTCATTCCCCAGGCACATGGTGCGTCGATCTATATCGATATCCCCACCGTCAATGCCGAGGCGATTACGCTTGCTGAAAGCGTAGGGCTCGAGCCAGTCATGGAAACCGCGCGCATGTATCGCGGTCCGGCTCCGGAAATTCCGCTGAAGAACGTCTATGGCGTGACGACGCTGGAGCTTGGTTAG
- a CDS encoding entericidin — protein sequence MIRPALAVILLLSLSAALSSCGNTARGLAQDGRDTSHALDNATHRVLSAGSKK from the coding sequence ATGATCAGACCAGCCCTTGCCGTCATCCTGCTGCTTTCGCTTTCGGCCGCTCTTTCATCTTGCGGGAACACCGCTAGGGGACTGGCACAGGACGGGCGCGACACCAGCCACGCTCTCGACAATGCCACGCATCGGGTCCTGAGTGCCGGCTCCAAGAAGTAG
- a CDS encoding efflux RND transporter permease subunit: MNISRFFIDRPVFAGVLSVLIVVAGLIGLRALPISEYPEVVPPSIVVHATYPGANPSVIAETVATPLEEQINGVEGMLYMSSQATSDGALNVTVTFKLGTDPDKAQQLVQNRVSQAEPRLPAEVRALGITTVKSSPDFIMVVNLVSDGNSHDITYLRNYATLNVKDRLARIAGVGQVQVFGAGDYSMRVWIDPQKAAEHNLAASDISNAISSQNVQAAAGIIGASPSQPGVDLQLNVNAQGRLRTPEEFGSIIVKTGANGEITRLRDVARIELGAADYTLRSLLDGKPAVAVAVLQAPGSNAIEIADNVRATMDELQLAMPSGVKYEIVYDTTKFVRASIEKVIDTLLEAIALVVLVVILFLQTWRASIIPLIAVPVSIIGTFAVMYMFGFSINALSLFGLVLAIGIVVDDAIVVVENVERNIEAGLSPRQATYKAMKEVSGPIIAIALVLVAVFVPLAFISGLSGQFYRQFALTIAISTVISAFNSLTLSPALAALLLKGHHAPKDWLTRFMDAIFGWFFRGFNRAFGAGSNAYGKGVGGLVSRKSIVMVIYLALVGATYGIFNTVPGGFVPSQDKQYLIGFAQLPDAASLDRTEDVIKRMTDIALKQPGVANAIAFPGLSINGFTNSSNAGIVFVTLKDFEERKTPDLSGGAIAMALNQKFGAIQDAFIAMFPPPPVNGLGTTGGFKLQIEDRAGLGNQALDEATKAVLAKAYQTPELAGLFSSFQINVPQLYADLDRAKAEQLGVSVTDVFQTLQIYLGSLYVNDFNAFGRTYSVRVQADAKFRAQPEDIGQLKVRSASGQMIPLAALLKVDASTGPERANRYNGFLAADINGGPAPGFSSGQAQAAIEKILHETLPSGIDFEWTDLTYQQILAGNSSVVVFPLALLLVFLVLAAQYESLTLPLAIIMIVPMGVLAALTGVWLTGGDNNIFTQIGLVVLVGLSAKNAILIVEFARELEFEGRTPREAAIEASRLRLRPILMTSMAFIMGVVPLVTSTGAGSEMRAAMGVAVFSGMIGVTFFGIFMTPVFYVLLRRMTGNRPLIQHNDNHPQDEDDHMKVAAE, encoded by the coding sequence ATGAACATATCCAGATTCTTTATCGACCGCCCGGTCTTTGCCGGTGTTCTTTCGGTCCTCATCGTGGTCGCAGGCCTCATTGGCCTCCGGGCATTGCCGATCTCCGAATATCCGGAGGTCGTGCCACCGTCGATCGTCGTGCATGCCACCTATCCCGGCGCAAACCCGTCCGTCATCGCAGAAACGGTGGCCACGCCGCTCGAAGAACAGATCAACGGCGTCGAAGGCATGCTCTACATGTCCAGCCAGGCGACGTCCGACGGCGCCTTGAACGTCACCGTCACCTTCAAGCTCGGTACCGACCCGGACAAGGCGCAGCAGCTCGTGCAGAACCGCGTGTCGCAGGCCGAACCGCGCCTGCCGGCGGAAGTTCGCGCGCTCGGCATTACCACGGTCAAGAGCTCGCCCGACTTCATCATGGTCGTCAACCTCGTCTCCGACGGGAACAGCCATGACATCACCTATCTGCGCAACTATGCGACGCTGAACGTCAAGGACCGGCTTGCCCGTATTGCCGGTGTCGGCCAGGTGCAGGTCTTCGGTGCCGGCGACTATTCCATGCGTGTGTGGATCGATCCGCAGAAGGCAGCCGAGCATAATCTTGCCGCAAGCGACATCAGCAATGCGATCAGCTCGCAGAACGTCCAGGCCGCTGCCGGCATCATCGGCGCTTCGCCGAGCCAGCCGGGTGTCGATCTTCAGCTCAACGTGAACGCTCAAGGTCGTCTGCGCACGCCCGAGGAATTCGGCAGCATCATCGTGAAGACGGGCGCCAATGGCGAGATCACCCGTCTGCGCGACGTTGCCCGGATCGAACTGGGTGCCGCCGACTATACGCTGCGTTCGCTGCTCGACGGCAAGCCGGCTGTCGCCGTTGCCGTTCTCCAGGCGCCGGGCTCGAACGCCATCGAGATCGCCGACAATGTCCGCGCGACGATGGACGAGCTGCAGTTGGCTATGCCTTCAGGCGTGAAGTACGAGATCGTCTACGACACGACGAAGTTCGTTCGCGCCTCGATCGAGAAGGTCATCGACACGCTGCTCGAAGCCATCGCGCTCGTCGTTCTCGTCGTCATCCTGTTCCTGCAGACATGGCGTGCCTCGATCATCCCGCTGATTGCCGTTCCGGTATCGATCATCGGTACATTCGCGGTCATGTACATGTTCGGCTTCTCGATCAATGCACTCAGCCTTTTCGGCCTGGTGCTGGCGATCGGTATCGTCGTGGATGACGCGATCGTCGTTGTTGAAAACGTCGAACGCAACATCGAGGCCGGGCTCAGTCCGCGTCAGGCGACTTACAAGGCCATGAAGGAAGTCTCCGGCCCGATCATCGCGATCGCGCTGGTGCTTGTCGCGGTCTTCGTGCCACTCGCCTTCATCTCCGGACTGTCGGGTCAGTTCTATCGCCAGTTCGCCCTGACGATCGCGATCTCGACCGTCATTTCGGCCTTCAATTCGCTGACGCTGTCTCCGGCGCTCGCCGCCCTTCTGCTGAAGGGTCACCATGCGCCGAAGGACTGGCTGACGCGATTCATGGATGCGATCTTCGGCTGGTTCTTCCGTGGCTTCAACCGCGCTTTCGGCGCCGGGTCGAATGCCTATGGCAAGGGCGTCGGCGGTCTGGTATCGCGCAAGAGCATCGTCATGGTGATCTACCTTGCGCTGGTCGGAGCGACCTACGGCATCTTCAATACGGTACCGGGCGGCTTCGTACCGTCGCAGGACAAGCAGTATCTGATCGGCTTTGCCCAGTTGCCGGATGCTGCAAGCCTCGACCGTACGGAAGACGTCATCAAGCGCATGACCGACATCGCCTTGAAGCAGCCGGGCGTTGCCAATGCGATCGCCTTCCCGGGCCTGTCGATCAACGGCTTCACCAACTCTTCGAATGCCGGCATCGTCTTCGTGACGCTGAAGGATTTCGAGGAACGCAAGACGCCTGATCTTTCGGGCGGGGCGATTGCCATGGCCCTGAACCAGAAATTCGGCGCCATCCAGGATGCCTTCATCGCCATGTTCCCGCCGCCGCCGGTCAACGGTCTCGGCACGACAGGCGGTTTCAAGCTGCAGATCGAGGATCGCGCAGGCTTGGGTAACCAGGCTCTCGACGAAGCGACCAAGGCCGTGCTTGCCAAGGCCTATCAGACGCCTGAACTCGCCGGCCTGTTCTCCAGCTTTCAGATCAACGTGCCGCAGCTCTATGCCGATCTCGACCGCGCCAAGGCCGAGCAGCTCGGAGTCTCCGTCACCGACGTCTTCCAGACGCTGCAGATCTATCTCGGTTCGCTCTATGTGAACGACTTCAACGCCTTCGGCCGCACCTACAGCGTCCGTGTGCAGGCCGATGCCAAGTTCCGCGCCCAGCCGGAAGATATCGGTCAGTTGAAGGTTCGCTCGGCATCGGGCCAGATGATCCCGCTTGCAGCTCTTCTGAAGGTGGATGCCAGCACCGGTCCTGAGCGTGCGAACCGCTACAACGGCTTCCTCGCTGCCGATATCAACGGCGGTCCGGCTCCGGGCTTCTCGTCCGGCCAGGCCCAGGCGGCAATCGAGAAGATCCTGCATGAAACGCTGCCCTCGGGCATCGACTTCGAGTGGACGGACCTGACCTACCAGCAGATCCTTGCCGGCAACTCCAGCGTCGTCGTTTTCCCGCTGGCGCTGCTGCTCGTCTTCCTCGTGCTCGCTGCCCAGTATGAGAGCCTGACGCTGCCGCTTGCGATCATCATGATCGTGCCGATGGGTGTTCTGGCCGCCCTGACCGGCGTCTGGCTCACCGGTGGAGACAACAACATCTTCACGCAGATCGGCCTCGTCGTCCTTGTCGGTCTATCGGCCAAGAACGCGATCCTGATCGTGGAATTTGCCCGTGAACTGGAGTTCGAAGGCAGGACGCCGCGTGAAGCCGCGATCGAGGCCAGCCGCCTGCGTCTGCGCCCGATCCTGATGACCTCGATGGCCTTCATCATGGGTGTCGTGCCGCTCGTCACCTCGACCGGTGCCGGTTCGGAAATGCGCGCCGCGATGGGTGTCGCGGTGTTTTCGGGCATGATCGGCGTCACCTTCTTCGGCATCTTCATGACGCCGGTATTCTACGTGCTTCTGCGCCGGATGACGGGCAACCGTCCGCTCATTCAGCACAACGACAATCATCCGCAGGACGAAGACGACCATATGAAGGTCGCTGCAGAGTAA
- a CDS encoding IlvD/Edd family dehydratase: MTDSKTAKRRLRSQDWFDNPDHIDMTALYLERFMNYGVTPEELRSGKPIIGIAQSGSDLTPCNRVHIELAKRVRDGIRDAGGIPIEFPTHPIFENCKRPTAALDRNLAYLGLVEILYGYPLDGVVLTTGCDKTTPSAIMAASTVDIPAIVLSGGPMLDGWHEGKLAGSGMAIWQSRRKLAAGEIDEEEFLQTALDSAPSVGHCNTMGTASTMNALAEALGLSLTGCGNIPAAYRERGQMAYRTGRRAVEIVFEDLKPSDILTREAFLNAIKTNSAIGGSTNAQPHLAAMAKHAGVELYPEDWQVHGFDIPLLANVQPAGVYLGEKFHRAGGTPAVMWELLQAGKLDGDCRTVTGRTMAENLRGRESRDRDVIKPYSAPLKERAGFLVLKGNLFDFAIMKMSVVSEDFRKRYLQEPGREGVFEGKAVVFDGSEDYHKRINDPELGIDENTILAIRGAGPLGWPGSAEVVNMQPPDHILKRGIKSLPTIGDGRQSGTSDSPSILNASPESAAGGGLAWLRTGDIIRIDFNQGRCDMLVDEVEIERRKGDGIPPVPADATPWQRIYRKTVTQLSDGAVIEGAAEFRQIAGNPPRHNH, translated from the coding sequence ATGACCGACAGCAAGACCGCCAAGCGCCGCCTGCGTTCACAGGACTGGTTCGATAACCCCGATCATATCGACATGACGGCGCTCTATCTGGAGCGCTTCATGAATTACGGGGTAACGCCGGAGGAGCTGCGGTCCGGCAAGCCGATCATTGGCATCGCCCAGAGCGGCAGCGATCTGACCCCCTGCAACCGCGTCCATATCGAGTTGGCAAAGCGCGTACGTGACGGCATCCGCGACGCAGGCGGCATCCCGATCGAATTTCCGACGCACCCGATCTTCGAGAACTGCAAGCGCCCGACGGCAGCGCTCGACCGCAATCTCGCCTATCTCGGCCTTGTCGAAATTCTCTACGGATATCCGCTCGACGGCGTTGTGTTGACGACTGGCTGCGACAAGACCACGCCTTCGGCGATCATGGCGGCTTCCACGGTCGATATTCCCGCGATCGTTCTCTCGGGCGGGCCGATGCTCGACGGCTGGCATGAAGGAAAACTCGCCGGTTCAGGCATGGCGATCTGGCAGTCGCGCCGGAAGCTCGCGGCAGGCGAGATCGACGAAGAGGAATTCCTGCAGACGGCGCTCGATTCGGCACCCTCCGTCGGCCATTGCAACACGATGGGCACGGCCTCGACCATGAATGCGCTGGCTGAGGCGCTCGGCCTGTCGCTGACAGGCTGCGGCAATATTCCGGCTGCCTATCGCGAGCGTGGTCAGATGGCCTATCGCACTGGCCGTCGCGCCGTGGAGATCGTGTTCGAAGACCTGAAGCCGTCGGATATCCTGACGCGCGAAGCCTTCCTCAATGCCATCAAGACCAATTCTGCGATTGGCGGCTCGACGAACGCCCAGCCGCATCTTGCAGCCATGGCGAAGCATGCGGGGGTCGAGCTGTATCCCGAGGATTGGCAGGTTCATGGTTTCGATATTCCGCTGCTGGCCAATGTGCAGCCGGCGGGTGTTTATCTCGGCGAGAAGTTCCATCGTGCCGGCGGCACCCCTGCTGTCATGTGGGAATTGCTGCAGGCCGGCAAGCTCGATGGTGACTGTCGCACCGTCACCGGCAGGACCATGGCGGAGAATCTCAGAGGACGTGAGTCACGTGACCGCGACGTCATCAAACCCTACAGCGCCCCCCTGAAAGAACGTGCAGGCTTCCTCGTGCTCAAGGGCAACCTTTTCGATTTCGCTATCATGAAGATGAGCGTCGTATCTGAGGATTTCCGCAAGCGTTATCTGCAGGAGCCGGGCCGGGAGGGCGTCTTCGAGGGCAAGGCTGTCGTCTTCGACGGTTCGGAGGATTACCACAAGCGCATCAACGATCCGGAGCTCGGCATCGACGAGAACACGATCCTCGCCATCCGTGGCGCGGGTCCGCTCGGCTGGCCGGGCTCTGCGGAAGTGGTCAACATGCAGCCGCCGGATCATATTCTGAAGCGCGGCATCAAGAGCCTGCCGACGATCGGTGACGGGCGCCAGTCCGGCACTTCGGACAGCCCCTCGATCCTCAATGCCTCGCCGGAAAGTGCGGCAGGTGGGGGGCTCGCGTGGCTCAGGACCGGCGACATCATTCGCATCGATTTCAATCAGGGGCGTTGCGACATGCTGGTTGACGAGGTTGAAATCGAGCGGCGCAAGGGCGATGGAATCCCGCCGGTGCCGGCCGATGCGACGCCATGGCAGCGCATCTACCGCAAAACGGTGACGCAGCTGTCAGATGGTGCGGTCATCGAGGGGGCAGCTGAGTTCCGGCAGATTGCCGGAAATCCACCGCGACACAATCACTGA
- the rpoH gene encoding RNA polymerase sigma factor RpoH: MARNNLPSITAGEAGLNRYLDEIRKFPMLEPQEEYMLAKRYSEHGDRDAAHRLVTSHLRLVAKIAMGYRGYGLPIGEVVSEGNVGLMQAVKKFDPERGFRLATYAMWWIKASIQEYILRSWSLVKMGTTANQKRLFFNLRRLKGRIQAIDDGDLKPEHVTEIATKLNVSEEEVVSMNRRLSGDASLNAPIKASEGDSGQWQDWLVDDHDSQEDVLIEQDELDTRRRMLSKAMSVLNDRERRIFEARRLAEDPVTLEDLSAEFDISRERVRQIEVRAFEKVQDAVRKEALERAKAVRVVEATA; the protein is encoded by the coding sequence ATGGCCCGAAATAACTTGCCGTCCATTACCGCCGGCGAAGCCGGTCTCAATCGTTACCTCGACGAAATCCGCAAATTCCCGATGCTGGAGCCGCAGGAAGAGTACATGCTCGCCAAGCGTTACTCCGAGCATGGCGATCGCGATGCTGCGCACAGGCTCGTCACCAGCCACCTGCGTCTCGTGGCGAAGATCGCCATGGGCTATCGCGGCTACGGCCTGCCGATCGGCGAAGTTGTATCAGAAGGTAACGTCGGCCTCATGCAGGCCGTCAAAAAGTTCGATCCGGAACGCGGTTTCCGCCTCGCCACATACGCCATGTGGTGGATCAAGGCCTCGATCCAGGAATATATCCTGCGCTCGTGGTCTCTGGTGAAGATGGGCACGACCGCGAACCAGAAGCGCCTGTTCTTCAACCTGCGCCGCCTGAAGGGCCGTATCCAGGCCATCGATGATGGCGACCTGAAGCCGGAGCATGTGACCGAGATCGCGACAAAGCTGAACGTCTCCGAGGAGGAGGTCGTTTCGATGAACCGCCGCCTTTCCGGCGACGCATCGCTGAACGCCCCCATCAAAGCCTCCGAAGGCGACAGCGGCCAGTGGCAGGACTGGCTCGTGGACGACCACGACAGCCAGGAAGACGTGCTGATCGAGCAGGATGAACTCGATACTCGTCGGCGTATGCTGTCAAAGGCCATGAGCGTGCTGAACGACCGCGAACGCCGCATCTTCGAGGCTCGCCGCCTCGCTGAAGATCCGGTAACGCTGGAAGATCTTTCGGCCGAGTTCGACATCAGCCGCGAGCGTGTCCGGCAGATCGAAGTCCGCGCCTTTGAAAAGGTGCAGGACGCGGTCCGCAAGGAAGCGCTGGAGCGTGCCAAGGCCGTGCGTGTAGTTGAAGCTACGGCATAA
- a CDS encoding DMT family transporter, whose amino-acid sequence MQATAYICLVVATLCWGGNAVAGKLALGHVSPMMLTFLRWFLAVVLIAAISLPQLKKDWPVVRKNLPLLFFYGVIGYTTFNAMLYSAVQYTTAINVAIEQAGIPMLIFLLNFVFFRTGVSLAQVLGFGMTLVGVALTAAHGDLATLLRLSLNRGDGLMLIAVAAYAVYTIFLRWKPIVDWRTLMAIPALGAALTALPLLLWEASRGAAQWPDAKGWAITFYTAIFASLLAQILYIRGVEEIGANRAGLFINLVPVFGTLLSVALLGETLQHFHMIALVLTLGGIAIAEKGRPKTAASTVPASPID is encoded by the coding sequence TTGCAAGCTACAGCCTATATCTGCCTTGTCGTTGCAACTCTGTGCTGGGGCGGCAATGCCGTAGCAGGCAAACTGGCGCTCGGCCATGTCAGCCCGATGATGCTGACCTTCCTGCGCTGGTTCCTGGCGGTCGTGCTGATCGCCGCCATCTCGCTGCCGCAGTTGAAGAAGGACTGGCCGGTGGTGCGCAAGAACCTGCCCCTCCTCTTCTTCTATGGCGTGATCGGCTACACGACCTTCAATGCCATGCTCTATTCGGCCGTGCAGTACACGACGGCAATCAATGTCGCGATCGAGCAGGCCGGCATTCCCATGCTGATTTTCCTGCTGAATTTCGTCTTTTTCCGCACCGGCGTTTCGCTGGCCCAGGTCCTCGGCTTCGGCATGACGCTTGTCGGTGTCGCGCTGACGGCTGCCCATGGCGATCTTGCAACCCTGCTGCGGCTCAGCCTCAACCGCGGCGATGGATTGATGCTGATCGCTGTCGCCGCCTATGCCGTCTATACGATCTTCCTGCGCTGGAAACCCATCGTCGACTGGCGCACGCTGATGGCGATCCCAGCGCTCGGCGCGGCGCTGACTGCCCTGCCGCTGCTTCTATGGGAGGCTTCACGTGGCGCGGCCCAATGGCCTGATGCAAAAGGCTGGGCGATTACCTTCTACACGGCAATCTTCGCCTCCCTGCTGGCGCAGATACTTTATATCAGGGGCGTCGAGGAAATCGGCGCCAATCGCGCTGGCCTGTTCATCAATCTCGTCCCGGTTTTCGGCACGCTGCTCTCTGTCGCCTTGCTCGGCGAAACGCTGCAGCATTTCCACATGATTGCGCTGGTGTTGACGCTCGGCGGCATCGCTATCGCCGAAAAGGGCCGCCCCAAAACGGCTGCGTCCACCGTACCGGCTTCGCCGATCGACTAA
- a CDS encoding DUF6030 family protein: MPSSDQNMKLAPQPKKGRAVMWLLIVLSLSIVGATVLLSNDMRHLKSLAHSFGIELFPPATPPPPPPPKVFRRTEPISIKIAPRMFDPPQPVLASVFLRTWRISGPAMCEALRSAGIETSEWKETAFNSDTFECSHEQIFKKDKEHVVSSLFLVVRGNGNGAISNMRVKLVGPATNSNGQLDAGTMRIFETMLTQPAWLDFHDTLAAIRNLKDVKEEGFGALINFTQEFSRPGAFNFTLLLQETSPQQRRTKDYFSPKTWLPAPDPSWQVPELIFWRRA, encoded by the coding sequence ATGCCATCGTCCGATCAGAATATGAAACTGGCGCCGCAGCCGAAAAAGGGCCGCGCCGTCATGTGGCTGCTGATCGTCCTGTCCCTTTCAATTGTTGGCGCAACAGTGCTGTTGTCGAACGACATGCGGCACCTGAAGTCGCTGGCCCACTCCTTCGGCATAGAGCTTTTCCCGCCCGCGACACCTCCGCCTCCCCCGCCGCCCAAGGTCTTCCGCCGCACCGAACCCATCAGCATCAAGATCGCACCGCGCATGTTCGACCCGCCACAGCCGGTACTTGCGAGCGTTTTCCTGCGCACCTGGCGGATTTCCGGCCCGGCCATGTGCGAAGCGCTGCGCTCGGCAGGCATCGAAACCAGCGAATGGAAGGAAACCGCCTTTAATTCCGATACTTTCGAATGCTCCCACGAACAGATTTTCAAGAAAGATAAGGAGCACGTTGTCAGCTCGCTTTTCCTCGTCGTTCGTGGCAACGGCAATGGCGCGATATCAAACATGCGCGTGAAACTGGTCGGGCCGGCGACCAACAGCAACGGGCAGCTCGATGCCGGAACAATGCGCATCTTCGAAACCATGCTGACGCAGCCGGCCTGGCTGGATTTTCATGATACGCTGGCGGCGATCCGCAATCTTAAGGATGTGAAGGAGGAAGGCTTCGGCGCCCTCATCAACTTCACCCAGGAATTTTCACGACCGGGCGCCTTCAACTTCACGCTCCTGCTTCAGGAGACCTCCCCCCAACAGCGCCGCACGAAGGATTACTTCTCCCCGAAGACCTGGCTGCCCGCGCCCGACCCCTCCTGGCAGGTGCCGGAACTCATCTTCTGGCGACGCGCCTGA